A genome region from Solirubrobacter pauli includes the following:
- a CDS encoding RNA 2'-phosphotransferase yields MDDRRRVKVSKYLSKHLRHDPERLGLTLAPGGWVGVDELLRACGAHRFAVTRAELDEVVAKSEKQRFAFDETGERIRANQGHSVAVDLQLEPTAPPEQLYHGTGAGSVDSILATGLERRGRHHVHLSADAETARRVGMRHGRPVVLSVAAGEMARAGHAFFVSTNGVWLVDAVPPAFLRRA; encoded by the coding sequence ATGGACGACCGGCGCCGCGTCAAGGTCTCCAAGTACCTGTCCAAGCATCTGCGGCACGATCCTGAGCGGCTCGGCCTGACCCTCGCCCCCGGCGGCTGGGTCGGGGTCGACGAGCTGCTCAGGGCGTGCGGGGCCCACCGGTTCGCGGTCACCCGCGCGGAGCTCGACGAGGTCGTCGCCAAGAGCGAGAAGCAGCGGTTCGCGTTCGACGAGACCGGTGAGCGCATCCGCGCGAACCAGGGGCACAGCGTCGCGGTCGACCTGCAGCTCGAGCCGACCGCACCCCCGGAGCAGCTCTACCACGGCACCGGCGCGGGCTCGGTCGACTCGATCCTCGCGACCGGCCTGGAGCGCCGCGGACGCCACCACGTGCACCTGTCCGCGGACGCCGAGACCGCGCGGCGCGTCGGCATGCGCCACGGCCGGCCCGTCGTCCTCAGCGTCGCCGCGGGCGAGATGGCCCGCGCCGGCCACGCGTTCTTCGTCTCCACGAACGGCGTCTGGCTGGTCGATGCCGTGCCGCCGGCGTTCCTACGGCGCGCGTAG
- a CDS encoding TetR/AcrR family transcriptional regulator → MRADAQRNLDRLKAAALDVFRERGLDSPLEEIAKRAGVSVGTLYNRFDSREGLIDAVVPELLVTNLAQVRQDADGADDAWTRAERYLHGLLEMQIANPALSDAIARAHPGSPEVIALCDAAVDECSRLLDAARAGGPEFGRDDVGAWLLANAALIKGGGADAARRMLAVLLAGLRAP, encoded by the coding sequence GTGCGAGCCGATGCCCAACGCAACCTCGACCGCCTCAAGGCCGCGGCGCTCGACGTGTTCCGCGAACGGGGGCTCGACTCACCGCTGGAGGAGATCGCGAAGCGCGCCGGCGTGAGCGTCGGCACGCTCTACAACCGCTTCGACTCCCGGGAGGGGTTGATCGACGCGGTCGTCCCGGAGCTGCTGGTGACGAACCTCGCGCAGGTCCGCCAGGACGCCGACGGCGCCGACGACGCGTGGACGCGCGCCGAGCGCTACCTGCACGGGCTGCTCGAGATGCAGATCGCGAACCCCGCGCTGAGCGACGCGATCGCGCGTGCCCACCCCGGCTCGCCCGAGGTGATCGCGCTCTGCGACGCCGCGGTCGACGAGTGCTCCCGCCTGCTCGACGCGGCTCGCGCCGGCGGCCCGGAGTTCGGGCGCGACGACGTCGGCGCGTGGCTGCTCGCCAACGCCGCGCTGATCAAGGGCGGCGGCGCCGATGCCGCCCGGCGCATGCTCGCGGTCCTGCTGGCCGGGCTACGCGCGCCGTAG
- a CDS encoding SDR family NAD(P)-dependent oxidoreductase, which yields MSQVIAVFGAGPGLGASVARRFGREGYRVALVARRLAPLEALAAELAEEGIEAAPFSVDLTDQAAALVTLEAIHARFGRIDALYYAPVPEGAFIAARDLRAADIRPLVELLVFTPIELINAVVPELVDRGSGAIVVGHGASAVHPHPGMSGPGVPMAATRNYLHSLNGELADAGVYVGTIAIQAMIAGSAAHAALTSGDLDLGGADFPVVQPADLAEAVWELVTRRDRVELVHP from the coding sequence ATGTCTCAAGTTATTGCCGTGTTCGGCGCGGGGCCTGGCCTCGGCGCGTCCGTCGCCCGCCGCTTCGGGCGGGAGGGCTACCGCGTCGCGCTCGTCGCGCGCCGCCTCGCGCCGCTGGAAGCGCTGGCGGCCGAGCTCGCGGAGGAGGGCATCGAAGCCGCGCCCTTCAGCGTCGACCTGACCGACCAGGCGGCGGCGCTGGTCACCTTGGAGGCGATCCACGCGCGCTTCGGCCGGATCGACGCGCTCTACTACGCCCCCGTGCCCGAGGGGGCGTTCATCGCCGCCCGCGACCTGCGCGCGGCCGACATCCGGCCGCTGGTCGAGCTTCTCGTCTTCACGCCGATCGAGCTCATCAACGCCGTCGTGCCGGAGCTGGTCGACCGCGGCAGCGGCGCGATCGTCGTCGGGCACGGGGCCAGCGCCGTCCACCCGCACCCTGGGATGAGCGGCCCGGGCGTCCCGATGGCCGCCACCCGCAACTACCTGCACAGCCTCAACGGCGAGCTGGCCGACGCCGGCGTCTACGTCGGCACGATCGCCATCCAGGCGATGATCGCCGGCAGCGCCGCGCACGCCGCCTTGACCAGCGGCGACCTCGACCTCGGCGGCGCCGACTTCCCCGTCGTGCAGCCGGCCGACCTGGCCGAGGCGGTCTGGGAGCTGGTCACCCGGCGCGACCGCGTGGAGCTCGTGCACCCCTGA
- a CDS encoding VOC family protein produces the protein MTDITGVDFVAIMTKDHDAAVKFYGETLGLPFVKQWGNMPGSEFQAGNLTLAVMQPDAFGFEWSPSSTMIALQVDDVAAARKRLEDAGVQFRGEILDSGVCHQSFFADPDGNPLNLHHRYAPK, from the coding sequence ATGACCGACATCACCGGCGTCGACTTCGTCGCCATCATGACCAAGGACCACGACGCCGCCGTCAAGTTCTACGGCGAGACGCTGGGCCTCCCGTTCGTCAAGCAGTGGGGCAACATGCCCGGCAGCGAGTTCCAGGCGGGGAACCTGACGCTCGCGGTCATGCAGCCGGACGCGTTCGGCTTCGAGTGGTCGCCGAGCAGCACGATGATCGCCCTGCAGGTCGACGACGTGGCCGCCGCGCGCAAACGGCTGGAGGACGCCGGCGTGCAGTTCCGCGGCGAGATCCTCGACTCAGGCGTCTGCCACCAGTCGTTCTTCGCCGACCCCGACGGGAACCCGCTGAACCTGCACCACCGCTACGCCCCTAAGTGA
- the fdhD gene encoding formate dehydrogenase accessory sulfurtransferase FdhD — translation MSGPLTRPVEHDGVDDEVAIEEPLEIRVDGAPLAVTMRTPGHDEELALGFLYGEGLIDGPRAAGPTEDFAGNIVEVTGPLTRDPSARSFYTTSSCGVCGKGALEEVAIHAPELPPGPTIPRALLADLPERLHQPGFERTGGLHATGRFTPDGELLCVREDVGRHNAMDKVIGRALLDGALPLHGDVLCVSGRLSFELVQKAAVAGAPILVGVGAPTSLAVSLAQDRGLTLAGFARRGGVNVYTRPDRIT, via the coding sequence ATGAGCGGCCCCTTGACGCGCCCGGTCGAACACGACGGTGTGGACGACGAAGTCGCGATCGAGGAGCCGCTCGAGATCCGCGTCGACGGCGCGCCGCTGGCCGTGACGATGCGCACGCCCGGTCACGACGAGGAGCTCGCGCTCGGCTTCCTCTACGGGGAGGGCCTGATCGACGGGCCGCGCGCCGCCGGGCCGACCGAGGACTTCGCGGGCAACATCGTCGAGGTCACCGGACCGCTGACGCGCGACCCGTCCGCGCGCTCCTTCTACACGACGTCCTCGTGCGGTGTCTGCGGCAAGGGCGCGCTGGAGGAGGTCGCGATCCACGCCCCGGAGCTCCCGCCCGGGCCGACGATCCCGCGCGCGTTGCTCGCGGACCTGCCGGAGCGCCTGCACCAGCCGGGCTTCGAGCGCACGGGCGGCCTGCACGCGACCGGCCGCTTCACGCCGGACGGCGAGCTGCTGTGCGTGCGCGAGGACGTCGGCCGCCACAACGCGATGGACAAGGTGATCGGCCGCGCGCTGCTCGACGGCGCGCTGCCGCTGCACGGCGACGTGCTGTGCGTCAGCGGCCGGCTCTCGTTCGAGCTCGTCCAGAAGGCCGCGGTCGCGGGAGCGCCGATCCTCGTCGGGGTCGGCGCGCCCACGTCGCTGGCGGTCTCCCTCGCGCAGGACCGCGGGTTGACGCTCGCGGGGTTCGCCCGGCGTGGCGGCGTGAACGTCTACACGCGGCCCGACCGGATCACTTAG
- a CDS encoding LVIVD repeat-containing protein has product MRGRGLVLGALGASLVFAAPAFGAQKNVELVKQITEAKNATAINFLEYRDGWRGKRTVMLVTGRFGLKSYDIGNPAKPQLLDELSAERLKLEGDPDVDFGPPDTSAPRSTFWQNEDMDVDQDRKLVLLSRDPRAYAGSTTREPGEPDPNGATNIAGVYIVDAKDPEALRLLAFQPLPTGHTTTCVNGCRALWTGGPASTTRQQTELGWTGGRPIIVTDLSDPRRPRAFPMQPVDLFRRDGVTAYSHDVQVDDAGIAWVSGDGGTRGYYTDGVHYDPLERRHRHATALKPVPYGGGGIGPEHTNDSNGGFMHNAWRPIGKDAPRGDDRYRKGELLLMTEEDFGPAPEACSKQGKFTIASIKGSLNGEAWKSTPTTKFRMPVVGSWSPYGQEGSRLEGQYAPLANFCSAHYFDVDGSTVTYAWYGEGTRLLDISDPANPRQFAYWRPDDGIVWASYLRDGYIYTADRTRGVDILRLTGGAKAARAAKQDLVAPSPSAKQRAFIAAQASDLIADPDTFGLCFLPST; this is encoded by the coding sequence GTGAGAGGTAGAGGGCTGGTTCTAGGCGCGCTCGGCGCGTCACTCGTGTTCGCGGCGCCCGCGTTCGGCGCGCAGAAGAACGTCGAGTTGGTGAAGCAGATCACCGAGGCCAAGAACGCCACGGCGATCAACTTCCTCGAGTACCGCGACGGCTGGCGTGGGAAGCGCACCGTCATGCTCGTAACGGGTCGGTTCGGTCTGAAGTCCTACGACATCGGCAACCCGGCCAAGCCGCAGCTGCTCGACGAGCTGTCGGCGGAGCGGCTCAAGCTCGAGGGCGACCCGGACGTCGACTTCGGGCCGCCGGACACGTCGGCGCCACGGTCGACGTTCTGGCAGAACGAGGACATGGACGTCGACCAGGACCGCAAGCTGGTCCTGCTGTCGCGCGACCCGCGGGCCTACGCCGGCTCGACCACGCGCGAGCCGGGCGAGCCGGACCCGAACGGCGCGACCAACATCGCCGGCGTCTACATCGTCGACGCGAAGGACCCGGAGGCGCTGCGCCTGCTCGCCTTCCAGCCGCTGCCGACCGGCCACACGACGACCTGCGTGAACGGCTGCCGGGCGCTGTGGACCGGCGGTCCCGCCTCGACCACGCGTCAGCAGACCGAGCTGGGCTGGACCGGCGGCCGCCCGATCATCGTCACCGACCTGAGCGATCCGCGGCGTCCGCGGGCGTTCCCGATGCAGCCCGTGGACCTGTTCCGGCGCGACGGCGTGACCGCCTACTCGCACGACGTCCAGGTCGACGACGCCGGCATCGCCTGGGTCTCGGGCGACGGCGGCACGCGCGGCTACTACACCGACGGCGTCCACTACGACCCGCTCGAGCGGCGCCACCGCCACGCGACCGCGCTCAAGCCGGTGCCGTACGGCGGCGGCGGCATCGGGCCGGAGCACACGAACGACTCCAACGGCGGCTTCATGCACAACGCGTGGCGCCCGATCGGCAAGGACGCGCCGCGCGGCGACGACCGCTACCGCAAGGGTGAGCTGCTGCTGATGACCGAGGAGGACTTCGGCCCGGCGCCCGAGGCGTGCAGCAAGCAGGGCAAGTTCACGATCGCGTCGATCAAGGGCAGTCTGAACGGGGAGGCGTGGAAGTCGACGCCGACCACCAAGTTCCGGATGCCGGTCGTCGGCTCGTGGTCGCCGTACGGGCAGGAGGGCTCACGGCTCGAGGGCCAGTACGCGCCGCTGGCGAACTTCTGCTCGGCGCACTACTTCGACGTGGACGGCAGCACGGTCACCTACGCCTGGTACGGCGAGGGCACGCGGCTGCTGGACATCTCGGACCCGGCCAACCCGCGGCAGTTCGCGTACTGGCGGCCCGACGACGGCATCGTCTGGGCCTCCTACCTGCGCGACGGCTACATCTACACCGCCGACCGCACCCGCGGCGTCGACATCCTGCGGCTGACCGGCGGCGCGAAGGCCGCCCGAGCGGCCAAGCAGGACCTCGTGGCGCCGTCACCCTCGGCCAAGCAGCGAGCGTTCATCGCCGCCCAGGCCTCGGACCTGATCGCGGACCCGGACACGTTCGGGCTCTGCTTCCTGCCGTCGACCTAG
- a CDS encoding glutamate decarboxylase: protein MTLENPAVPYGDAFLRASAPDGRLPDAGMPASEALRLIESEMVLDGIPERNLATFVTTWMEPEAVQVVTDNLARNYIDHAEYPQTAEIEQRCVRMLGDLFHAPGPTTGTRTQGSSEAIMLGALSLKWQWRRRREAAGQAADRPNLVFGADVHVVWEKFCRYFDVEPRIIPLRPDKLTIGPEDVEPHVDEHTIGVAAVLGTTFTGHADDIAGIDALLGRLRAERGLEVPMHVDAASGGFVWPFLHPDTPWDFRLASVRSINVSGHKYGLVYPGLGWLVFRTPEDLPDDLVFYENYLGKRDATFTLNFSTGASMVLAQYYTFVRYGHEGYRGVMEVLQANARRLAERIVATGHFELVGDPGAEQLPLVAFRLKEADRAYDEFDVASQLAAERGWMVPAYTLPPNADHTTIMRVLVKRSLGHSLAETLAADIAQACATLDVKGGLHELDRRRVKTGTGY from the coding sequence ATGACGCTCGAGAACCCGGCGGTGCCCTACGGCGACGCCTTCCTGCGCGCAAGTGCGCCCGACGGCCGGCTGCCCGACGCCGGCATGCCCGCGTCCGAGGCGCTGCGGCTGATCGAGTCCGAGATGGTGCTGGACGGCATCCCGGAGCGGAACCTCGCGACGTTCGTGACCACGTGGATGGAGCCGGAGGCGGTCCAGGTGGTGACGGACAACCTGGCCCGCAACTACATCGACCACGCCGAGTATCCGCAGACGGCGGAGATCGAGCAGCGCTGCGTGCGGATGCTGGGCGACCTGTTCCACGCGCCGGGCCCGACGACGGGCACGCGCACGCAGGGCTCGTCGGAGGCGATCATGCTCGGCGCGCTCTCGCTGAAGTGGCAGTGGCGCCGCCGCCGCGAGGCCGCCGGGCAGGCCGCCGACCGCCCGAACCTCGTCTTCGGCGCCGACGTGCACGTCGTCTGGGAGAAGTTCTGCCGCTACTTCGACGTCGAGCCGCGGATCATCCCCCTGCGACCCGACAAGCTCACGATCGGGCCCGAGGACGTCGAGCCACACGTCGACGAGCACACGATCGGCGTCGCCGCCGTGCTCGGGACGACGTTCACCGGCCACGCCGACGACATCGCCGGTATCGACGCGCTGCTCGGCCGGCTCCGCGCCGAGCGCGGCCTCGAGGTCCCGATGCACGTCGACGCCGCGAGCGGCGGCTTCGTCTGGCCGTTCCTGCACCCGGACACCCCGTGGGACTTCCGGCTCGCCAGCGTGCGCTCGATCAACGTCTCAGGCCACAAGTACGGGCTCGTCTACCCGGGCCTGGGCTGGCTCGTGTTCCGCACGCCCGAGGACCTGCCGGACGACCTCGTGTTCTACGAGAACTACCTCGGCAAGCGCGACGCCACCTTCACGCTGAACTTCTCCACGGGCGCGAGCATGGTGCTCGCCCAGTACTACACGTTCGTCCGCTACGGCCATGAGGGCTACCGGGGCGTCATGGAGGTGCTGCAGGCCAACGCGCGCCGGCTGGCGGAGCGCATCGTCGCGACCGGCCACTTCGAGCTCGTCGGCGACCCGGGCGCCGAGCAGCTCCCACTCGTCGCCTTCAGGCTGAAGGAGGCCGATCGCGCGTACGACGAGTTCGACGTCGCTTCCCAGCTGGCCGCCGAGCGCGGCTGGATGGTGCCGGCGTACACGCTCCCGCCGAACGCCGACCACACGACGATCATGCGCGTCCTCGTCAAGCGCTCGCTCGGCCATTCGCTCGCCGAGACCCTGGCCGCCGACATCGCCCAGGCCTGCGCGACGCTCGACGTCAAGGGTGGCCTGCACGAGCTGGACCGCCGGCGGGTGAAGACGGGTACCGGCTACTGA